The following proteins come from a genomic window of Syntrophorhabdaceae bacterium:
- a CDS encoding nitroreductase family protein, translating into MIDILRSRRSIRKYQDKVIEGKHLEALKEALLRCPSSRGINPWTFIFVDDPETIAALARSKEHGSQFLKGAPLAVVICGDETRSDVWVEDCSITSIVLQLTAHSLGLGSCWVQIRLRPHSKDETAEAYIQELLGIPPHIKVESIVGIGYPAETKAPIPGDQLDYAKIRFNRF; encoded by the coding sequence ATGATCGATATTTTACGCTCACGGCGGAGCATCAGGAAATATCAGGACAAGGTAATTGAGGGGAAACACCTTGAAGCGCTGAAGGAGGCGCTCCTCCGCTGTCCCTCGTCCCGGGGGATCAATCCCTGGACATTCATCTTTGTCGATGATCCCGAAACCATCGCCGCGCTTGCCCGGTCAAAGGAGCACGGTTCTCAGTTTCTCAAAGGGGCGCCCCTTGCCGTTGTTATATGCGGCGACGAAACAAGGTCCGATGTCTGGGTAGAGGACTGCTCCATCACGTCCATTGTGCTCCAACTCACGGCCCATTCCCTGGGCCTCGGCAGCTGCTGGGTTCAAATCCGCTTAAGGCCCCACTCAAAGGATGAAACGGCAGAGGCATACATTCAGGAACTCCTCGGCATCCCGCCGCACATAAAGGTTGAATCCATCGTCGGCATCGGCTATCCCGCCGAAACCAAAGCACCCATCCCCGGAGATCAGCTCGATTACGCAAAGATACGTTTCAACAGGTTCTGA